Within the Bacteroidota bacterium genome, the region TCCCGCCGATAACATTTATACTTCTTAACAGCTTATCTTTCTCCGGTATAATTGTTTCCCAGTTTTCAGGCTTAGCATTTTCTGGATTTATCGCGATTAATTTATTTTTAGGAGCATCTTTATTAGTTCTCAGAATAAACTTACCATCCAACATGCCCGAATATGAATAATCATACTTGTCAAACCCCGTAAGTATAACAAATGAGGTACTGTCTATGTGAAGGTTCTTATAAAGAATACGTTCTTCTCCTTCCTCATTTTCTTCAAAAATAAAAAGGTAATTCCCACTATCAACTACACGGGCTTCAAAAGTGTTAAGCGGTTCTTTTGGATTCTCATATACAAGCTTGTCCTGCCACTGCAATTCTCCGAGGTTGTGATAATAGACTTTGTGGTTCTTTAGTATGGCATTGTTATCAGCACGGTTATCATACCGGCTGTAATAAAATCCTTGACCATACCAGGCAATATCCGAATACTTTACATTTTCAATCAGATCAGGTAGCAGTTTTTTTGTTTCAATATCCATCACATGGATTATGTTCCAGTCTTCCTCACCTCTCGATATTTTAAAAGCAAGATATCTGGCATCATCAGAGATTCTCAATCCTCCGGCATTCTGAAAATATTTATCTTCAAATAATTTGCTGATATCAACTAAAACTTCCGGTTTTGCATTGGGCTGTGAAGAATAACCAAAAACTCTTTCTTTAAATGTTGTATCCTTGTAATAATAGAAATATTTTCCAGCCTTTGCTTCAGGCAGCCAATATTCCGGCTGGTTCGAAAGTTGTTTAATTCTTTCTTTCACTTCATTTTTTATACTCTCCAGTCCTTTGAAATAATTGGTTGTTAGTTGCTGTTCAGCTTTCAACCACGTAATAGTAATTTCTGATGTGTCGTTTTCAAGAATTCTGTAAGGATCGGAAACTGTTGTGCCGAAATAATTGTCGGTCACCACTTGAGTTTTAAATTTAGGATAACTTAAATAACTCACATTACATGAAGTGATGATTAGAAGCGCTGCAATTATGAATAGGTTTTTTTTCATATTTTTTGCCTTAAATGAACGCTAACTATCTTATAGCACCTACTCATAAAGTCCTGTTTGCACACTATTAGGGGTGTGGACAGGAGAGACTAAGTGGCGTGTTATATTGATTGTTATTTTTTTTCGACTAAAGATCATCAAACGGACTACGGATACCCTGTACACTCCCCGTACGTACATGGGTGTCAATCTCCATTATACAATAGCTCCGGTGCTATGAAATAATCCGGATATTCCTGATATGAAATCCCGGCTTATGAAGATGAACTCCATGATATCACATTAACCAATGGGCACCTTAAATAATTAGTTTTGCTCGATTATTAATCACGGGTATGAACCCCAAGGCAATCCCTGGACCCAAATCCCGCAGCAAGCTGCGGGGTATTTAACCGATCCCGACTCGCTTCGCAGTCGGGATTAATTCGACCTACAAATTTTACTGCACTTTGTTTGTAAAATTTGAGGCTCATTAATAAATCAAAATTACAGAAAGGTTTTCAATAAACCGAATCATATTTCCGTGTTCACGACAGGGCACACTTCCTATTTCTACCATTTCCATCACTATCACCCTCGAACGCTTGCAAAAGCGGGGTTATGTGTCATTCCTTGAATACTATCTTAGAATCCGTTGATGATGAATGCCTGTCCCGATGAGTCCCGCTTAAAGCGGGATAAACTCCACGAAATCGGGAAACCGCCGTGTACGTGACTCCGCCTCAGGCGGATGGTGGGGGAGGTGTACTCCGTCAGCTATGACTGGCGGGGCCGCCTACTCGATTGTGTGTATGTGCCTTTTCTGGATTTCTTTTTAATCTCAAGTTTCCTCTTAGCAATATACTCACTCAGTTCTTTCTCTTGTTTCTTTGTCAGAGGTTTGCTTTGAATTACAAAATCAACTCCTTCTGGTTCTTTAATAAATCCCATGGTATTATGGTTTAAAATATTTATCAACTAATCTTTTAGCACCTATTGAATCAATGACCATCAATTGTCCGCCGAAATGATGCGCACCAAGTGTATTAACATAATGGTCAATCAATTTTGTCTTTGATTCGAATGATACGAAGCCTTCTCCACCTCTCTGAAAAGATAATTTACATGCAAATGCAACTAAATTGCCTGGAATACCCTCATAAATTTTTTCTTTCCCAATATTGAATGGTGCACTCTCCAATAAATACATGTATATGTGGTCAGATTTTATAGATAGACTTATTAATCCCTGTACTATGTTTGTGTTGTCTAAAATTGTCAATTTATAAACTTCCCGGTCAATTTGATTAAATTCATATTTCCAGTCGAACAACCATCCTTTCGACTTTGTTATAGTTTTTAAGTCAGATTTTGTAACCAATGAAATCTCTGTTCGAAAACTGTCACCACTTATCCGGTTAAGTATCGAATCTGTCAATTTATCAATTTTAAAATCAAGTAGATAGCGATTTGGCTTTGTCATACACAAATATACAAAAAATCAAGGAATACTTTCTTACGCAATAATTTTGATGGCAATACACACAACGTTTGACGCTATGGCCAGTAAAGGATTGCGGTGATGTTAACTTATCCACCGATACAAAACTTTATACGGATTATGAACTTCGCAAACCACTGAAACCTTTATTGGTTATAGTGTGTGTGTGCGCTGCATGAGCATCATGCAGCGCACACTTGTTGTAAGCTGTACGAAAAGATCAAAAATACAAATCTTTTTAGGGTTTACATAGCAAGTGTGTAAATATTTCCAGGACATGGGTGTGGGTGTGAGTGTCGGTGTGGGTGTGGTTTGGTTTGGGGTTTGGAATTTGGAATTTAGGTTTGGTATTTGGAATTTGGTATTTGGAACTTGGATTTGGGTGGTGTAAGAGGCGCACCCCGTCAGTTATTGCTGGCGGGGCCGCCTACTCGAGTAATGGCTGGTGAATTTAAATGATTTGTTTTTTAAGTTCGTTGATAAAATCCTTTACCTGATCAATAAGTGGCAAAACGATGCTTTCATCATAATCATAGAGATCCCCGTAATCTCCTTTTTGTCGAAAATCAAAGAGTTTTGTAAAAAGTTTCCCATATTTCTTATCGATCTTCCCGGATTTAATATAATGTAAGCCAAATTGAGTCCTGGCTCCGTCATGAGATAGTGTTTCAATGCCA harbors:
- a CDS encoding prolyl oligopeptidase family serine peptidase, with product MKKNLFIIAALLIITSCNVSYLSYPKFKTQVVTDNYFGTTVSDPYRILENDTSEITITWLKAEQQLTTNYFKGLESIKNEVKERIKQLSNQPEYWLPEAKAGKYFYYYKDTTFKERVFGYSSQPNAKPEVLVDISKLFEDKYFQNAGGLRISDDARYLAFKISRGEEDWNIIHVMDIETKKLLPDLIENVKYSDIAWYGQGFYYSRYDNRADNNAILKNHKVYYHNLGELQWQDKLVYENPKEPLNTFEARVVDSGNYLFIFEENEEGEERILYKNLHIDSTSFVILTGFDKYDYSYSGMLDGKFILRTNKDAPKNKLIAINPENAKPENWETIIPEKDKLLRSINVIGGKIIALYMVDACAEMYVFDKSGLLIHQIPLPSSGWTDACLPDTADSIALITFSSYTYPYVNYKYNIETNKLNIINNEHTDSFNPEQFITKQEFFKSKDGTIVPMFITHKKGIALDGNNPTYIYAYGGFNISQTPQYNVAIIPFLEKGGVYVVVNVRGGGEYGESWHDAGTKLNKQNVFDDFISATEWLINHKYTNPEKIAISGRSNGGLLVGAVITQRPELFKVAIAELGVMDMLRYHKFTIGKSWSGDYGTSDESKEMFEYLLGYSPYHNVKHGIQYPATLIVSGSYDDRVVPAHSYKFAAAMQSSGSKNPVLLYIMDKKGHGAYMPETDRWAFVMKLLDMNN
- a CDS encoding HEPN domain-containing protein; the encoded protein is GIETLSHDGARTQFGLHYIKSGKIDKKYGKLFTKLFDFRQKGDYGDLYDYDESIVLPLIDQVKDFINELKKQII